The Alnus glutinosa chromosome 3, dhAlnGlut1.1, whole genome shotgun sequence nucleotide sequence tgagaaatcaggatggttgctccagtccgggttatAAAAATCTGAATTTGATTCAAACCCTAGACTGGAGAAATTcatgttcatttgctcatatgaaaaattggagaattgtccccaagatggacaattactataactatgataaggattagAGCAGTATGAACATAGTTTACGTGGGTAGAAATTAGGAGTGTAGTTGGtaggagcaagtgtcctaccactaggcgaaacatgttgtgcagaaaaattattaaatcatcAAACTGAAATTCCTTGCTTCACTCTCACTCtttaacatgcaaatatcccacaaattggacccttttatttattttatttttactaaaatttaacttaaaaagaaaatgcaagtggggtAAGCAGAATTATCCAATGTACAAACAGGTTAGTTCCcaagaaagtgaggggggtcacaaggACAATCTTAAATCCTAAGACTTTCCTAGTCAAAACTTTTCCaaacattgcattcttggatagtGCCATAAGCCCACActagcaaatatatatatatattttacaatttaaaataacacTGATTTACCGTAGGTAGTGCCCTTTGCGTTGGTGTGCTCAAGCACAATTCTGTGAATTATCTCACCAAAGCTACAAAACAATGATAGAAAcataatctctatttaaactaatcttattttaacctagttccaatatCTGgggtttttatgaataaaataaaataaagtaaaacaaaagaaaatgtactaaggttttagaatccacacctaccaaatcatagcaacatattctcatgatcatcaatacatatccgaagttctcaccatacaaatcttatatatgttctactttgcttcaaaaattaattaaatcattcgatgaatctgttctttgcacaaatcacaaaagatatctagtttaaactaaatcatcaaatgtatccgtagaacaaaacacaatgaatatccaacgttttgataaataaaaacccaagcaatcaattaaatgaaaactatcctaaatcatcacatatatccgaaaatcacaataaatatcTAGGAATCATTTCAATAATTGAcctgaagtaaaacaattagaaataaaaaaaacttgtaatgaaaacattaaaataaaagaactaaagaaatggagaagatagaaagacagacattaaactaaattacaaaagaaagaaaagagctaaaaaatGCTCTTGAAAAATGATGTGTATATACAATGTTCTGAATGAAAAAGTGGTGCCTATCATGGGGTTTTTCtagcaaaacattaggttaaaccctgtattttcaaaatggcacatctacctctcaaaaccctaaaaggagaaaagaattctagggtttagggccatattttcaaaatggcgcCTCTACCCCCACAAAAccctaagagcattcacaatagATCGTGTaaatttcaatctaaaatagctaaccaaaactcactttatctagtttagctaatgggttttaaatGGCACactccatccgattatctattcttaactctatattcttattttattatttttctctctttcctactttttatcattttactttACCAACCAACTCCCAACTAACTTTTCAtacctttgtttttatgttcATAAAATTATTGAATGACCATTTAAATGGTTGGCTTGAATTTTGGATGAAAGGTAGTAGACCcaattaatttattgtaacaaCACTTCAACGTCTCTTTATACATTTATTGTATTTcaacttgtttttttatatttttcaacctCCATCTCATAAATATGGCacacattttactttttttctcactttttgcaACAACACTTCAACGTCTCACTATGCATTTATTGTATTTCAACAACttgcattatatttttcaaCCTCCATCTCATAAATTGAAAGACGTTTACttcttttctcactttttgcAACAACACCTCAACGTCTCTCTCTATGCATTTATTGTATTTCTACAACTTGTATCATATTTTTCAACCTCCATCTCATAAATTGAAGGCgttttacttcttttctcactttttgcAACAACACCTCAACGTCTCTCTCTATGCATTTATTGTATTTCAACAActtgtattatatttttcaacctTCATCCCATAAATATGGCACGCATTTTACTTATTTTCAACGGCATAAACCATTGctatttacttcttttcaaaACCACACTtgaagctttttattttctacaCTCTTTATGGATccttcttttacaatttttgacTCTTCATCCTCTGATGACGAGTTGGATATCATTTTAGCTTTTTCTGTTGAAGAAGAACGGTTACATAATGAAAGAGGCTCAACATCGCGCCTTGGTTCTGTTCAACGCCGTAGGTTCATCCAGCGGAATTCTTTGGAAGGGCACCAACGCCTTTTCTTAGACTATTTTGCAGAATCGCCAGTCTATCCTCCTAATAAATTTCGAAGGAGGTTTCGAATGCAACGTTCTCTGTTTAATCGTATTCAAATTGCGATAGAAGCTCATGAACCATATTTCGTCCAAAGAAGAAATGCTGCTAAAAAACTCGGACATTCTTCCCTTCAAAAGATGACTGCCGCACTTAGGATGCTCGCTTATGGAGTATCAGGTGATTTTATGGATGAATATTTGAGAATTGCAGAAAACACTGCAACACAGTGtttgcattattttgttaaatcaattatttcaatttattctgACAAGTACTTGAGGTCACCAAATAGCGATGACATTACTAGACTGCTAGAGGTGAACACAAGACGTGGATTTCCAAGAATGTTGGGGAGCATCGATTGCATGCATTGGAAATGGAAAAATTGTCCAAAAGCATGGGCAGGTATGTTTTCTGGTCATATTCATGAACCAACAATCATTTTGGAAGCTGTGGCATCATATGATCTTTGGATATGGCACGCATTTTTTGGGTTACCAGGGTCTCATAACGATATCAATGTATTAGaacattcttctttatttaaCGAGCTCGCTGGAGGGCGTGCTCCATCGGTGAACTATTCAATCAACGGTAATGACTACACAATGGGATATTATCTCGCTGATGGTATATATCCTTCATGGTCAAAATTTGTAAAAACAATTCATGCTCCGcaaggaaataagagaaaacattTTGCAAAAAATCAAGAGTCAGTAAGGAAAGATGTAGAACGTGCATTTGGGGTGCTTCAAGCACGATTTGCAATTGTGCGTGGACCTGCTCGTTCTTTCGATCATGAAATGCTTAAAAACATCATGATGGCGTGCATAATATTGCATAACATGATTGTTGAAGATGAGCGACATCTATACCTTGGAGCAGATGATTTTGTTTACGATCAACTCGATGAGAGTCTCTACGAACGAGTGCCGCACACTGCGAATCAACAACTTACGAACTTCATTGAACGTCATCATCGCATTAGAGACAGAGTAACTCATTCTCAGTTGCAATCAGACCTCATCGAGCATTTATGGCAAATACATAGccaatcataattttaaatttcatatttttgcaTTATGTTATGTTACTCTTCATTTGCAAGGGGATCAATCACCATCTCCTTTGtttctcaagttttttttttcttttgttgcctATGTAATAGCTTTAGTGATTgggtgtttatttatttaacttgtttatttatttaactttttatgtCGATGGAACTGTGATTGGGTGTTTATGTCGATGGAACTGTGGGGCTACAAATTAGCTTCTTTAATAATCATGCCAAGCCATTAGTTTAGGAAATAATAATTAGTTTATGATTAAAATTCTTCATGAGCATCTGTTTGgtgggaagaaaagaaagatcctTACGCAGGGATTCTGCCTAAAGTCCCCAATACTTTAAGCTTTATAAAGAATGCCAAGCAAATCTGGATATTCTCAGCTCATATATACTTCATTATTTTATAAGCCAACACACATACTTTATTTGACTTCAAGTTTCTTTAATTGGTTACACTAAAGTTAGACTAATTGTAAGAAGCATTGCATTGTACCAAGATATATAATAATATGGGATTTTCTTTTGGATTGTGCATGATTTTAACCATCAGATTATGATTGTTTGATTTATCAGAAAACTAATATTTTCCAACTCATCAATATCCATGGCATTGTTTAGACATACTTGCTGCTATATGAGATGATTTTCTTGTTAATCTGAAGACtgaaatatatacatatacctTTCTTAAATATTGGGTCAGAGCAGATTGGTTAGCTGATGTTTCTgcatatatttgtttttagagaaaaagaaaagaaccctAAAAGTTGGAAAAAACCAAACATTCTTTCCAACAAGATTTCATGGCAGTTTTCAGCTAGCCCAAGTTGAAGGTGATGAGGGGGTATTGAGAGTTGAtcagagatagagagaaagtGAAAGTGATTGTTAATGGATTCTCATCTGACTTGCTTTTTGTCAAACATGCAGCAGCAGATGATATCTTTTACTTAAAAGAAGATATCAGTTTGTGTTCGTATGCTTTGTCACATGCTTAGTTCCCATATGGAGGACCCTTACTTGCAGTgtacttgagagagagagagagagagagagagagagaatgctcTGGTGTTTTGAAGGGTGATTTTCCAAATATGAAACCTCCAGGATATATAAAAGGCaagcattttcaaaagaatGATCGATGTCCCTCTAATTGGGTTCAAACGttaattatatctatatatatatgttaacgtTAACTGTTTGTGGTTCCAATCATAaggttatatataaatatgcaCCATGCATGTGACATTGAATCATTGAAATTCTCTAACTATCATTCTCTTTTTTAAGTATaggaaaaattcttaaaattcatTGAATCagatataattattatttcctAAATCATGCCAAGCCATGTATCTAGTAGTCATCACCCCTGTGTCAATCTTTTAACAAATGCCTCAAAAGTCATGTTTCACTTATAGTTTACAAAAAATAGGAACATGGAGAAGAAGCCAAACAGGGGACCCACATAGAAGAAAATTTAACCATATCTTTCTCTTACAGTTTACAGCAAATGGGGACAAAAGAAATTCCCACAAAATATGTTCAAAAACTATTTAGTCCACAAAATggacatgtaacaaaatatagtCCACAAAATACATCTTTCACTAACTAACCAAACAAACTATTGGACTATGTTCACAAACTAACTATTTAGTCCACAAAATAAACTTTCAACAAAATATAGTCCACAAAAGACATCAAACACATGTAAAAACATTTAATCAATCTCAAGTGGGAATGACCATACGTTTTTCAATGACTTCCATTTGACGTGAACGAAAATATGCTTTTCTCATTGGAGCATGTTGCTTGTATCCATACTCATAATTTCCCTATCTTCTCTCAATTGCTCCATCTCAAGCTTTTTTTTACGAAGAAGATTAGCCTCTTGTTCCCTTACCTCTCTCGATTGTTCCATCTCAAGCCTTTTTTTACTAATAATATTAGCCTCTTTTTCCATTTCCTCTCTCGATTGCTCCATCTCAAGCCTCTTTTTACAAAGAAGATTTGCCTCTTTTTCCATTTCCTCTCTCGATTGCTCAAACACAAGCCTTTCTTTTGTAAGACGAATATACTCTTGTCGATCTTCAATTCTTTGATCACgagatttcttcttttcttccttgataTCATTAACTACTTCCACAAGATTCGCAGACATATGGTCTTGCCTCTTTCgtgtcttctctctctctttttgggcCTTGTTGCCAATTGGCCTCTCCAAGTTTACAACCACTGAAGGAGACCCATTGTCATCCCCTAGATGTACCGAATCTAAAGTACAAGAAGGTTCTTGTACaagtgattttcttttcttttttttaactccTTCGGACATCGTTCGTTTCCATTTTGGATGAAATCTCAATGTATTCCAACAATGCTCAAAATTAAATGAGCCACCATGAATGCTGTGATACATTACCTTCGCTTCctcaatctaaaaaattaacaaagattcaataattaaaatattcataCTAATTAATCATTGGCTCATTGACTTTAAAGTATAACAATCCATTCATACCTTGTCTTGTTCGGTAACTCCACTTGGATGCCTTGCTTCAATTTGAGCTATACATCCACAAAACTTGTTAGTAGCAAGTTGGATTGTTGACCACCGATTTGTTAAAGAGTTCACAGAACGTTCACAAAATGTAGGCTTCTTATGTTCATCATACTCTGCATGAACCCTCATCCAAAATTTTGAGGCTTTTTGATCAATACCATGAATTGCATCCATACTAGTGATGAGCCAAGCCGATACTAGTATGTTGTCTTCTTCTACACCAAAGTTTCCTTTCCGCGAACTTTTTTTAGTAGTGAATTCAGTTTGAGGTTGGAGTTGAGTGTTTTGGGAATCAATGTTCTCATGAACAGAAGTCGGCGTATATGCATTGTAACCATAATCTTCCTCGTGTATGAGAGGGGCGAAGAATATATCGTCATTCAAATCCATCCTTAAAAAATACAACACACGGCAATGAAAGGGCAACCAATCATTACAAGTAATGTAATGAAATTACAATGAATAAAAGCATTCCAAGTTTCTTGagtagataaataaataaataacaagaagCATACTTTTCTTacaagaaaaggagaaggaaatAAAAATTGTGGTTGAAAAGTGTGTACTTCTTCCATATAAACATAGAGAACCTTAATTACACCACCAAAGAAGacatttttttccctaaattcATAAAAATGTTGCAAGTGCGGTAGCCAAATAAACACCCGGTTGCAAATTCAATCCAATTTTCCACCTGGAATCAATATCCAGTTATTATAGATCCCACTAAAAGTCTTGTTAAAGTTAGATTTAGTTTCCTATAAATATTGGTTTAAGACTTTCTATTCAATATTGAAGATTATGTTTTGCTAAACTTCAGAGCTATGAAGCTTCCTTTGAGGTTTGTGTGATGCAATCTTTCCCCTACGTATAATAACAAGGAAACCATAAGTGTGATACTTATTTTTGTCTCCTCTTTCTTCTCTGAATTATACTTTCAGATTTCCAACAATTTTGTATCAAATTCTAACCAAGACTAGAACTGATTTTGCATCTCTTATTTCCCTTAAATCCTAAATCCTAAAGAACCCTAAACCACCCATCCAAAATAGCTCCCAAACAAaccccaaaataataaaaattcttgAGTTACTGTTCATAGCCCTGGAATAGCAATTCAAAACTTGAGCCAACGCATCAGCTTTATCTAAACGAAATTTTATATTAACGCAACCTAACAACATAGTTTTTATATAGCTGTCTTCTCTTCCAAGCCAGCTATGGCAAGACTTACCTATCTCCTCTCTCACGACGGTAAACCAACATAATGAAAGAGGCCATTTTTGTATTCCTTATCTAATACCAGGCCAATATTTTTCATACTCAGCTCTCTTTTTCACAAAATTCTCTATGACATATTATCAAACAGATAACATGCCTCTTTGATCTCTTTGTATCGACCATTTAATATACCATCATTTATTCGCAATGAAACTAAAATTCATACGCAACTTTTCTGTTATTTTCCATCACATTTCCTCAGCAAAGCAAATAAGCATCGAAGTAGTACCCagaataaaaattatatgcttGTTGGTAAATAGATCAAAAATAagccaaaaaagaaatggactaatcttaaaaaagaaaacatttatcACAAAAACTTACATAAGATGCAAACGAACAGAGAGGGGTTGAAACTCGAAAAAGAACTGGAAGTACCTTCGGGCTGTTGCATAGGAACAATAATAACTCTTTTTCCTGTCCTTGTCCCCACAAACTCCTCCAAAACTCGACAACAACGACGGCATAAAACACCCACTCCTTTcaccttcttcctcttcttcttcttctttttcttcttctcataCTCTtggctctctctccctctctctctctggtgcGACGGAAAGCAGGGGCCGGGAAGGGGAAAAAGGCAAAGGGAAAAGGAGAGAAGAGAGGGAAAAGACGCAGAGACGAGAGAAGAGCGGGAGAGAAGAGAGGGAAAAGGCAAAGGGAAAAGGAGAGAAGAGAGGGAAAAGACGCAGAGACGAGAGAAGagcgagagagaagagagggaaaggaaaaggaagagggaaaaagaaaaaaaaaaaaaaagagaaagaaaaagaagcgcGCCggaaataaacaataaaaaaagattgatgGGTGAACAGTATAACGCTACAGATAGCGTCGTACTGTTCACCAATGCAGCCTCAATCTATCCTAGCGTGCAAATAGGTAATCTGATGGAGCATCATTTTTTGGTTCCTGTTATGTATTATAGATTCACAGTGGGTTATACATAACccactgtgaatgctctaataggagaaaatgatgctagggtttagggtgtccGCATCCGTTAGGAGAAGAAATTCACATCTGTCTACGTTTGCGCGATTGCGCTCGAGCGACTTGTAAGTGCGTTCGACCGACATCGCAGTGACTCACACACTACATGCGTGTCTTTGCTAAAAATGACTCTTTGTCATTCTTTTAATCCCAGTCATTGAAAATGTGTTTGCCATGCACTCAATTTTGATCTTGACATCCAGTCGTGCTAGCATATATGGgctctaaaaatttattttcctgcTTATTTGCAATTTCATAGAAATATCGCTAATTTCTCTCAATAAcatgcaaaatactaaaacactaaaactaaccaaaaacgccagaaaataacaaagctaaaggtttagcaaatgcaaattaaggggtccaaatatacaatatttggcactcatcaacccATTGACCCTTCTACTTCTCCGGCATCGATCGTCACCACCAACCCACCAATAGAATCGGCCTGAAGGTCGGACCTCCCCTAGGTTTAACGGCTCCTTCGGACCTTAGGATCCATTCTCAGGTCTCTCTCCAACTCTgttatctccctctctctctctctcgatctcccaTATCTCGATCTCTCTGTTCTCTCACCCTCTGGTTCtttatctctcactctctcattcTCGCTTTCTGTATCTCATCGAAAGAAGAggacaagaaagaaagaggaaagaaaagagaaataagaaaagaagaagaagaaggtagaagaaataaaagaagggaGGATGCGTGAGAGTTTTCAGATAATAGGTGCATTTTATAGAATAATATGAGGAGATATTATTTTCTAAACTATGGTTAGTTTTTATCTCAGTTAAATTAACCCGAGTTAAAGGTAAAATATCCATAGATATTTTGATTAACCTATGATTAAGTTCtatcttagttaatttaacCTGAGTTAACCTgtagatattttacaaaacttaCTAATTACGTTTGCACCGTAGATATTTCTCATAGATATTTTATTCGTAGATATATTGGATCTTTACCATTTAATCCAACTCATTAGGGTATAGTTTTAAACCCGTTTTAAGTCTAGTTCGTCtcatcattaatattattatctcaataatattataacaccataaatataaaccatatatatatatatatatatatacacacacaataaatattacacaataCTTTTGTGTacgaataatattatattaattagctCACTGAATATTTCAGTCTGTCTATTTAATAATccagtaatattattagagtctaaaataaaattctttatttacaaaatcatagtttataaaataataagactaaggaatatttattttcataaatattcatccaATCTTATATATTTCTCGGGGATTAATATTGTGTCTGAATACACATAATTTTATCAATTACTGATTGTGAATACTGTTTCCTATAGTATTAAGCCGCTCGAGTGTCGAGTCTTGTGCATTGAgcgtcaattctagacttgtctattttattccgtcttaaattctaatttaagacactTTATTTTATGACTTAAAATTTGAGGCGCTACATccctccccccttaacagaatttcgtcctcgaaatttgtaaACTATACTACGCATAAAGTTTACACTAAAGTGAGATTTAAACTTCTAAATTCTAAATTGAGTGATTTAGATTTTAAAGCAACTCTCATTGCTAAACATGAGCTATACATTACTTCTAATCTTAGAAATACTCTACAGaaggaaaaatgatgaaataaaataatgcaTATTCGTTTTCTGTACATCATCACGTCATACAACCTTAACCTGTATGGTCAACATTTAACTGTCACAATCAACATTATTTCCATTTCTCTGCTTTAGTGTAAAGGTTTGTTCTTATCATAGACCTCGTATACTTTGTTCATCCGTGTTAGCAGTACCTGATCAGATCATTATATTTCAAATACCTCAAGTAATATATTGAAATTTCATCTTATCTTCTATTATTGAAATTACATCTTATGTTGTTGAAATTCCACCTCCCAATTCTAGGGAAGCAACTTATTCAAGGTCTAACGTCTCAATTATCCTTTAGAAAATCCCTTAACAAAAATCTGGGCTAATCATTCTATCTCTCAAGTAGAAAGTAGTCTTTAATTCCTTAAACCCCGAATTCGTAAATCATATCGTTCATAATAATTCACACTAAGCCAAGAATTCTTATCAGGATATTATTTACCTTAATCATCCTTAAATACAGTTTAGTGGGagaccaaaatatttttctctcatTGATTGTCCTTGAAATATGGTTTTAATCTATGGGGTTCTCCAATGACAACACCAAGTAGTCAGTCGTTTCATTCAATCAATCGGGTTGACATCATACATCTCAGAAATTTACCTTGAACTCAAATCTGTATTATATCATAGGTACCTTGGTCTATGCAATCACAACTGTAATGTCcgggacattatttaataattaaaatataaaatttgagtaattaattgattaaagaaatttagtgctattaaaaatgcaaaagaataattttaaagtccatagaaaagaaatagaagagaaaggaaatagaGAAATGCAAATACATAAAAGATGATAGAAATaatataactaaaataaataaaatagaaaatggaataaaaataaaataaaattagaaaagaacaatcaaaaagagagagagaaaaaaaaaaaaagaaaaaaaaaactaaaagtcaaaaagtaaaataaaaataaaaaaataacaaaaaaaaaaaaaaaaaaaaagaaagaagagaggtgcACGTGCACCTCCCTTCTCAATTAAAGgaaaggccaaatggcctttcCAAAAGCAGAGGCGCACGGCCTCTgctgtttaaaagaaaaaaaaataaaaataaaaatgggaaaGGGTCATCTGACccgagagaaaaataaataggaaGAGAAGGGTTTTTCTCTTatgatttttcatacaaaaatcatgatctacgaagatctaaccgtctaaactcaaatccgatttcggtaacgtgatctacgaagtccgatctacgtttctaccgattggtttgaggtattttcacaaactcttggtctttgagattgtagattaaatctaaagatatatgagtttgatttttatgtgttcttaggatttgttgtgtggagcttgctaaacactctccaagtgttggatttacatttggtggaatttttggtgagtttcctcaaactctaacttttgggtatttaattttagttgaatttttatgtgattaacctttagtaaatgctatgggttaataatattgtgttcgggtagtgatttataaattatgggttaaaattgaaaaccttaatttgatgggttaaattaatttaggggTTTTAAGTAATTgaaacctagattgttaatttgtggattaattgtggttatattgatgattaattccaaattagctatgagttttgtaaaaataagtatttatgggttaggttctaatattagtaaaaataaataattattggtatttagtttaaatagtttTTGTGAAGTTaatcctaagattttcttatgggttaatgttattttaaatgtgttaataatttaagtaaattaattagtaattaagttagtaattattgtaaaaagattagtgaatgTAATTTTAAGAGTTAATGTTAGCATAAaaatgttagtgaaaataattgtgagttagtaattaatattataagtaaataattaaataataattttaatatctaacccttagtaaatatttttgggttagtgttatttagCTTTAGTTAGTGTTTGTATGTAATTTTAGTATCTAATCTTAAACAAGTGTTTTGGGTTAGAGGTGTTGTGattaaaattagtaaataagGTTTACGAGTGTGTAATTGggacccttaaaaatattaggggttttccaacggtttaaccttgagcgattcaagtgctaattatggtattaattatttaaagtgttaaatagtgcaatgtgttattccacagtgatacattgcaaggtggcgTCTAGGAGACCTAAGCTTGATATCCGCGCAaccaggtgagtattctactcactgaggaatcCTAGGAATTTAGATTTACATTTTGACaatatttggttgtatttattgttatggaatttgttgatgaaaataTATGCGAATGagttgtgatgataaatggatgttgaaattgtaatgtatttatagttatgaaagtgttggtaaaaatatatgtgaatgggtTATGacatatttggattgagaattgtgatgataaatagATGTAGTTGAGATTTGAATG carries:
- the LOC133863235 gene encoding uncharacterized protein LOC133863235; translation: MDPSFTIFDSSSSDDELDIILAFSVEEERLHNERGSTSRLGSVQRRRFIQRNSLEGHQRLFLDYFAESPVYPPNKFRRRFRMQRSLFNRIQIAIEAHEPYFVQRRNAAKKLGHSSLQKMTAALRMLAYGVSGDFMDEYLRIAENTATQCLHYFVKSIISIYSDKYLRSPNSDDITRLLEVNTRRGFPRMLGSIDCMHWKWKNCPKAWAGMFSGHIHEPTIILEAVASYDLWIWHAFFGLPGSHNDINVLEHSSLFNELAGGRAPSVNYSINGNDYTMGYYLADGIYPSWSKFVKTIHAPQGNKRKHFAKNQESVRKDVERAFGVLQARFAIVRGPARSFDHEMLKNIMMACIILHNMIVEDERHLYLGADDFVYDQLDESLYERVPHTANQQLTNFIERHHRIRDRVTHSQLQSDLIEHLWQIHSQS
- the LOC133863236 gene encoding glutathione S-transferase T2-like, whose amino-acid sequence is MDLNDDIFFAPLIHEEDYGYNAYTPTSVHENIDSQNTQLQPQTEFTTKKSSRKGNFGVEEDNILVSAWLITSMDAIHGIDQKASKFWMRVHAEYDEHKKPTFCERSVNSLTNRWSTIQLATNKFCGCIAQIEARHPSGVTEQDKIEEAKVMYHSIHGGSFNFEHCWNTLRFHPKWKRTMSEGVKKKKRKSLVQEPSCTLDSVHLGDDNGSPSVVVNLERPIGNKAQKEREKTRKRQDHMSANLVEVVNDIKEEKKKSRDQRIEDRQEYIRLTKERLVFEQSREEMEKEANLLCKKRLEMEQSREEMEKEANIISKKRLEMEQSREVREQEANLLRKKKLEMEQLREDREIMSMDTSNMLQ